The Dyella sp. 2HG41-7 sequence TGGGTGAAGACGCCGTGCCGGGTGTGTCCAACATTGGTGTCCAGCACGCGCAGGCCACCGATCAGCACGGTCATTTCCGGCGCGGTCAGCGTGAGTAGTTGCGCTTTGTCGACCAGCAGCACTTCGGCGGGGACGGTGTAACGGCCCTTGAGGAAGTTGCGGAAACCATCGGCGACGGGCTCGAGCACGGCGAAGGATTCGACATCAGTTTGCTCGGAAGATGCATCCGTTCGTCCCGGCGCAAAGGGAACAGTCACATCGACGCCCGCGTTCTTTGCGGCTTGCTCGATACCTGCGCAACCGCCCAAGACGATCAGATCGGCGAGCGAAACTTTCTTGCCGCCGCTTTGCGCGCTATTGAACGATTGCTGGATGCCTTCGAGCGTCTTCAATACTTTCGCCAGCTGCTCGGGTTGATTGGCTTCCCAGTCCTTTTGCGGCGCGAGTCGAATGCGCGCACCGTTAGCGCCGCCGCGCTTGTCGGAGCCGCGGAAGCTGGATGCGGAGGCCCAGGCAGTCGATACGAGTTCGGAGACAGTCAAACCCGATACCAGGATCTTGCTTTTAAGCGCTGCGATGTCTTGCGCATCAATCAGCTTGTGGTCGGCGGCGGGAATCGGGTCTTGCCAGATCAGCGCTTCGGCTGGAACTTCCGGGCCGAGATAGCGTGCACGCGGCCCCATGTCGCGATGGGTGAGCTTGAACCAGGCACGTGCGAAGGCGTCAGCGAAATCATCTGGATTTTCCAGGAAGCGCCTAGAAATTTTTTCGTATGCAGGGTCGATGCGCAGAGCGAGGTCGGTAGTAAGCATCGAGGGCGCATGGCGCTTCGAGCGGTCATGTGCATCCGGCACCGTGTTCGCGCCAGCGCCGCCTTTCGGCGTCCATTGATGCGCACCGGCTGGACTCGTGGTCAGTTCCCACTCGTACCCGAATAGATTCCAGAAGAAGTTGTTGCTCCATTTGGTCGGCGTGCTGGTCCAGGTCACTTCCAAACCGCTGCCGATTGCATCGCTGCCTTTGCCGCTACCGAAGCTGCTCTTCCAACCTAGGCCTTGTTCTTCCATGCCGGCCCCTTCCGGTTCGGGGCCGACGTGGGTCGCGGGACCGGCGCCGTGAGTTTTGCCGAAGGTGTGGCCGCCTGCGATCAAGGCGACAGTTTCTTCGTCATTCATGGCCATGCGCGCGAATGTTTCGCGAATGTCCTTCGCTGCTGCGAGCGGATCAGGCTTACCTTCTGGGCCTTCGGGGTTCACATAGATCAAGCCCATTTGCACAGCAGCAAGCGGATTTTCGAGGTCGCGCTCGCCGGAGTAACGTTTGTCGCCGCCCAGCCAGGTGGCTTCGGAGCCCCAATACACATCTTCTTCCGGCTCCCAGACATCTTCACGTCCGCCGCCGAAGCCGAAGGTTTTGAAGCCCATTGATTCGAGCGCGACGTTGCCGGTAAGCACCATCAAGTCGGCCCAGGAAATCTTGTTGCCGTATTTCTGCTTGATCGGCCACAGCAAGCGGCGCGCTTTATCCAGATTGACGTTGTCCGGCCAACTGTTGAGCGGCGCAAAACGCTGCTGCCCGGCACCAGCGCCTCCGCGGCCATCGCCTGTGCGATACGTACCGGCGCTATGCCAGGCCATGCGAATGAACAAGGGTCCGTAGTGGCCGAAGTCTGCGGGCCACCAGTCCTGCGAATCGGTCATCAACGCGTGCAGATCTTTCTTCAACGCCGCCAAGTCGAGACTCTTGAATGCCTCGGCGTAATTGAATGGCTTATCCATCGGATCGGATAGCGGGGAATGCTGATTCAGAATCTTCAAGTTCAGCTGATTCGGCCACCAATCGCGGTTGGTAGGGCCACTCGTGGAATGCTTGAAAGGACACTTCGACTCGCTCGGCTTGTCGGCGGCGGTATCGGAAGTGGGCGTCACAGTGTTGAGATCGGAGCTCATGGCGAATTCCCTGCGGCGGAGGATGGGTGGCTGGCGTCGGCTAGCTACATAGGGAATCTACGCGCGCGTGTGTGGCAGGTGAATTGAATTGTTCCAATCGATTCCATAGGCAAGAGCTATTGAGACGACCATCATTTCATTCGATCAGATCCAGCGCGGTTCGACGCGCCGCTTCGCGGACCTCATTGCGCAAACGGTCATCGTCGAATGAGCGCGCCAACACCATGCCGCCGACGCAAAGCGCCGCGAGCGCCAAGCCGCGTTCGCGTTTGTCGGGGGTCGAAACGCTGTCCGAAAACATGGCGACCATGTGCTCGAGCAACTCGCAGTAGGCATCTTTAACGCGTTTGCTGGCGCGCGATACGTCGGATGGCAGCGCGATCATTGGGCATTGTCCTGCGACATCGTCCAGATGCGTGCGAGACAGATACGTATCGATCATTTGCCGTGCGCGCTCTTTGCCGCAACGCGAGGGGTCGAATTCGATGTCAGGCCAGCGCTCGGCAGGATTGAAGGTCAGGCGGGACCTGATCGCCTCGGTAAAAAGTTCTTCCTTGCTAGTGAAATGATTGTAGAAACCGCCGCGCGTGAGGCCGGCGCGCGTCATGATTTCATCGATGGAAACTTCGACAAAGCCGCGCTGATTGAAGAGCTCGCGGGCGCATTGAACGATGTGCTCGCGGGTGCGTTGCTTGTGTTCGTGGGTGTACGGCATGGCGCGATCTCCAAGGAACGCGGAGAGCCTGCCATAGTTTCAAAATATGTTCTTGAACATATTAAATTTCAGTCCAAACTCGCCTCGTTCCGCCCCCCACAAGGAGTCATGTGACATGAAGTTGTATTACGCAGAAACGATGAATCCGCGCAAAGCCTGCGCCGTGGCGAAGTACCTGAACCTGCCCATGGAATACGTCCGCGTCGACCTTCGCAAAGGCGAGCACCTTAAACCCGAATTCCTGAGTTTGAACCCGAACGGCAAGGTGCCGTTGCTGGTGGATGGCGATCTGCTGCTATGGGAAAGCGCCGCGATCATGGTGCATTTGGCCGTCAAAGCCGGGTCCGATTTGTGGCCGAGCGAACCGACCCAGCAGGTGGAAGTGTTGCGTTGGTTGTCGTGGGATTTGACGCATTTTTCCCGTCATGGCGGCACGTTGTATTTCGAAAATCTGATCAAGCAGGCGGTCGGTATGGGTGAGCCGAGTGCCGCCGCGGTGGAAGAGGCGACCAAGTTCTACAAGCGTTTCGCTGGTGTGCTCGATGCGCATCTTGCCGGACGCAAATATCTTCTGGGCGATCGGCTGACCATTGCAGATTTCGGTGCGGGCACGTTGCTGCCCTGGACGAAAGAAGCGAAGTTGCCGTTGGAAGAGTTCGCCAATATTGCGCGTTGGCATGAACGGTTGATGGAAATTCCCGCGTGGCGGGAGCCGTTCCCGGCGCCGATGTCGGAAGCTGCGTGAAACTTGTCCGTTTTCGAAATGTATGAAAGTTCGTCGTCCCGGCGAAGGCCGGGACCCAGCGACTTTGGTTGCGAACGTCACTGGGCCCCGGCCTTCGCCGGGGCGACGAGCTCTAGCGATATCGCGCGACGCGGAATTTTTCAGAGCAACGCTTTAAGCCGATAAAGCACTTCAAGCGCCTCGCGCGGCGCCAACGAATCTGGATCGACATCCAGCAACGCACGCTCAGCCGCCGACGGCTGAGCAGCGAACAATCCCATTTGCGGCGACGACTCGTGTTGTGGCGAGGGTTGCGCAGCGTGCGCATGCATGCCGCGTTCCAACTCGGCCAACGTTTTGCGTGCATCGGCAATCACCGATTTCGGCAAACCGGCCAACGCGGCAACTTGCAAACCGAAGCTGCGATTGGCGGGGCCTTCTTTCACCGAATGCATGAAGACGAGTTGGTCGCCATATTCGACAGCGTCCAGATGCACGTTGGCGATGCTCGGATATTCGGATGCCAATTCCGTGAGTTCGAAATAGTGCGTGGCGAACAGCGTATACGCCTTGCTGCTTGCCGCCAGATGCACCGCTGCCGCGCGGGCGAGGGCGAGTCCGTCGTAGGTGCTGGTGCCGCGGCCTACTTCGTCCATCAACACCAGACTTTGCGGGGTGGCGTTATGCAGGATATTGGCCGTTTCGCTCATTTCCACCATAAAGGTGGATTGGCCGCGCGATAGATCGTCGCCCGCGCCGATGCGCGTAAAAATGCGATCGATCGGCCCGACCGCTGCGCGCGATGCCGGCACATAGCTGCCGATATGCGCCAACAAAACGATCAGCGCGTTCTGGCGCATATACGTGGATTTACCGCCCATATTGGGACCGGTGATCACCAGCATGCGGCGGTTGTCGTCGAGTGCAAGATCGTTCGGCTCGAAGGGTTCTTCGCGCACTTTTTCGACGACCGGATGACGGCCGCGTTCGATCAGAATGCCAGGAACATCGGTGAGTTCCGGTGCGTTCCAGTCCAGCGCTTCGGCGCGTTCGGCCAGCGTGGAAAGCACATCGAGTTCCGCCATGGATGCGGCGGCGTGTTTCAGTGGTTCCAGCTGTTCGATCAGCGTGTCGAGCAAGGCTTCGTACAAGGCGCGCTCGCGCATCAGCGAACGCTCCTTGGCGGAGAGCACTTTGTCTTCGAAGGTTTTCAGTTCTTCGGTGATGTAGCGTTCGGCGTTCTTGGTGGTTTGGCGGCGCGTGTAATGCGTGGGGGCCTTGTCCGCCTGCGACTTGGTGATCTCGATGTAATAACCGTGTACGCGGTTGTAGCCGACCTTGAGCGTGGGAATGCCGCTGGCGGCTTTTTCACGCTCTTCGAGTTCGACCAAGTATTGATCCGCGTGCGTGGCGAGGCGGCGCAATTCGTCGAGTTCGGCGTCGTAACCATCGGCGATGATGCCGCCGTCGCGCAGCAGCACAGGCGGTTGTTCGATGATGCAGCGCTTCAGCAATTGGGCCATCGTGGCGTGATCGCCGATTCCTTCGACTAGCGCGTGCAAAAGCGGGCTGTCGAGCGCGGCGATGGTTTCGCGCAAAGCGGGTGCAGCGGCGAGTCCATCGCGTAAGGTGGACAGGTCGCGCGGACGCGCCGAACGCAATGCAACGCGCGCAAGAATGCGTTCCAGATCGCCGATGCCGCGCAGTTGTTCGCGCAAGGTTTCGTAACGACGCGTTTCGATCATCGCGCCGATGGCCTGATGCCGATGCCGCAACGTGTCGCGCGAACGCAACGGACGATTCAACCAGCGGCGCATCAGACGAGCGCCCATCGGCGTCACGGTTTCATCGAGCACGCCAAGCAAGGTGTGCTCGACGCGTCCGCTCGGGTGCGTATCCAATTCGAGATTGCGGCGCGTTGCGGAATCTAGCGCAATGGTTTCGCTCGCACTTTCCACGGACATGCCTGAAAGATGCGGCAATGCGCTTTTCTGCGTTTCTTCCACATAGCCGAGCAAGCACCCTGCGGCGGCGATGGCGAGCGGCAGGTTATCGACGCCGAACCCGGAAAGATCGCGCGTACCAAAAAAGCGGTTGAGCTCACGTCGCGCCGCATCGCCGTCGAAATGCCACGGCGGCCGCTTGCGCAGACCGGGCAGGGCGCTTACCAATTTCGGCCACGCCACATCTTCGCCGACCAACGTTTCCGCCGGCTGTAAGCGCGCCAATTCCGCAGCGAGCGATTCCGCATTCGACACTTCGCTCAGCAGAAAGCGGCCGCTAGAAAGATCGACCCACGCCAATCCGTAACTGCCGTGCGCGCCGGCCGCAATGGCCAGCAGCAGATTGTCGCGACGTTCTTCCAGCAAGGCTGCGTCGGTCACCGTGCCCGGCGTGACGATGCGCACTACTTTGCGTTCCACCGGCCCCTTCGCCAACGCCGGATCGCCGATCTGTTCGCAAATCGCAACCGATTCGCCCAGGCGCACCAGCTTGGCCAGATAATTTTCCACCGCGTGATACGGCACGCCCGCCATTGGAATCGGTTGTCCCGCCGACTGCCCGCGCTGCGTCAGCGTGATGTCGAGCAAACGCGCCGCCTTGCGTGCGTCGTCGTAGAACAACTCGTAGAAATCGCCCATCCGGAAGAACAACAGCACGTCCGGATGCGCGGCCTTCGCCGCGAGGTATTGACGCATCAAAGGGGTGTGCAGCGAGAGGTCGTCCTGATTCATGCGGTCTTGTCTTGGCGTCGTAGGGCTGAGCGAGTACAACGGAAAATTCGCAAGTCGCGGAGTGTCGCATGGAGAAGTCGTTCGTTCCTACTGATGCCGAGCTGGCGGCGTTGGCGGTGTGCACCGCCGCGGCGATGCAGCGGCATTCGTCGATGCTGGCATCGGCCGAATCGTGCACCGGCGGGTGGATCGCCAAGACGCTGACCGATCTGTCCGGCAGTTCCGCCTGGTTCGAAGCGGGCGTCGTCAGCTACAGCAACGCCGCCAAGATGTCGCTGCTCGGCGTGCGACGGGAGACGTTGGAGCGTTTCGGCGCCGTGAGCAAAGAAACGGCTTTGGAAATGGCCTCCGGCGCGGTGGATCGCCTGAATGCGGATGTGGCCGTGGCCGTCACGGGGATTGCCGGGCCGACGGGCGGCACGCCGGATAAGCCGGTCGGCACGGTGTGGATCGGCTGGGCGCGTCGCAGCGGCGCAGCGCACGCCAGGCTTTTTCATTTCGAGGGCGACCGTGAAGCCGTACGACGCCAGACCGTGGCCGAGGCCCTCGAGGGCGTGCTGGCAATCCTGACGAATTGAACAGAAATTGACCAGCGGCTCGGCTTGACCGTTGTGGGATACTCAGGGTTGGTCTAATCCATTTTGCGTAGGCGTCACCGTTCCTGTCTGTCTGCAGACCGCAGGACCATCGGCGAGGACAGACGGCCAGTCTGCCCTACGCCACGCAACACACTCTGCGGGCCTTCTGGACATCATGCCACCCACGCAAAATGGATTAGACCAACCCCGCCAGCATCCCAGTCCGTGAGACGAACACGCGGCATGATGCTCGCCACGACCACAACGAACAGCGGAATCACGACGATGGAAGACAACAAGCGCAAAGCGCTCGCTTCGGCCCTCGGCCAGATCGAGAAGCAATTTGGCAAGGGCGCGGTGATGCGCCTGGGCGATCGTACCAACGACAACATCGAAACCGTCTCCACCGGTTCGTTGGGCCTGGACATCGCGCTGGGCGTCGGCGGTTTGCCGCGCGGACGCGTGGTGGAGATCTACGGTCCGGAATCCTCGGGTAAAACCACGCTCACTCTGCAAGTGATCGCCAATTGCCAGAAGAACGGCGGCACCGCGGCCTTCGTCGACGCCGAGCACGCGCTCGATCCGATCTACGCGCAGAAGCTGGGCGTGAATATCGACGATCTGCTGGTTTCGCAGCCCGACACCGGCGAGCAAGCGCTGGAAATCGCCGACATGCTGGTGCGCTCCGGTGCGGTGGACGTGGTGGTGGTCGACTCCGTCGCCGCACTCACGCCCAAGGCTGAAATCGAAGGCGAAATGGGCGATTCCCACGTGGGTCTGCATGCCCGTCTGATGAGCCAGGCGCTGCGCAAGCTCACCGCCAACATCAAGAAATCCAACTGCCTGGTGATCTTCATCAACCAGATCCGTATGAAGATCGGCGTGATGTTCGGCAACCCCGAAACCACCACCGGCGGTAACGCGCTGAAGTTCTACGCGTCCGTGCGTCTGGACATCCGTCGTATCGGCGCGGTGAAGAAGGGCGAAGAAGTCATCGGTTCGGAAACGCGCGTGAAAGTGGTGAAGAACAAGGTTGCGCCGCCGTTCCGTCAGGCCGAATTCGAGATTCTGTACGGTGAAGGTTCCTCGCGCGAAGGCGAAATCATCGAACTGGGTGTGGCGCAGAACCTCGTCGAAAAATCCGGCGCGTGGTACAGCTACAAGGGCGATCGCATCGGTCAGGGCAAGGAAAACGTGCGCCAGTTCCTGCGCGATAACCCCGCCATCGCCAACGAGATCGACCGCGAACTGCGCGCGCGCCTGCTGGTTAGCAGCGGCGGCGCCACGGCATCCTCCGAAGAAGCGTTGGAAGAAGCCTGACGATGAGCGAGCGACGCCTGCGGATTCTTCTTGTCGGCGCGTCCGGCACCTTGGGGCGCGCAGTACAAGCCGAGCTCGCTCAGCGCCATGACGTGATCGCTGCCGGACGCAATTCCGGCAGCATTCGCATGGATCTCACCGATGTCCAAAGCATTCGCGACGGCTTGAAACAAGTGGGCGAACTGGATGCTGTGGTGAGCGCAGCGGGCAAGGTCACATTTGCGCCGCTGTCGGATTTCAAAGCGGCTCCGTTCGGCGAATCGCTGCATACGTTGGGCATCAGCGACAAACTGCTCGGGCAGGTGAATCTCGCGCTGGCCGCACGGGATTGTCTGCGCGATGGCGGTTCGATCACGCTCACCACCGGCATTCTTTCCGAGCAGCCGATCGTTGCCGGTACGTCCGCGAGTCTGGTCAATGGCGCGGTGGAAGCCTTTGTGCGTGCGGCGGCGATCGAATTGCCGCGCGGGCTGCGTATCAACGTGGTCAGCCCCAACGTATTGACGGAAGCCATGCCCGCTTACGCGCCGTTCTTTCGAGGCTTCGAACCCGTCAGCGCGGCACGCGCCGCCATGGCGTTCAGTCGCAGCGTGGAAGGCGCGCAGACGGGGCAGATCTACAAAGTGTTCTGATCGTTTCTTCGTCGATGAAACGCAAGCCAGGCGACAAAACCACTGAAAAACCCAAACCCAGCGCCTATAGCAAGGCGCTGGGTCTGCTTGCGCGCCGCGAACATTCACGTCGTGAATTGCGCCAGAAGCTGGATCGCAGCGGCTATGCCAAAGACGAAGCCGGCGAGGCCTTGGATCGCCTTGGCGAGCAGCAGTATCAGGATGACGACCGTTTCGCCGAAGCCCTGATCCGCAACCGTTCTGCCCAAGGGTACGGCCCCATGCGCCTGCGAGCCGAGCTGAAAAGCCACGGTTTGGCCGACGCGCGCATCCGCACTCTGCTCGACGCCGCCGATATCGATTGGGCCGAATCCGCCGCCGCGCAACTGCGTCGCCGATACGGCGCCAAAGGCTCCGCAGACC is a genomic window containing:
- the mutS gene encoding DNA mismatch repair protein MutS: MNQDDLSLHTPLMRQYLAAKAAHPDVLLFFRMGDFYELFYDDARKAARLLDITLTQRGQSAGQPIPMAGVPYHAVENYLAKLVRLGESVAICEQIGDPALAKGPVERKVVRIVTPGTVTDAALLEERRDNLLLAIAAGAHGSYGLAWVDLSSGRFLLSEVSNAESLAAELARLQPAETLVGEDVAWPKLVSALPGLRKRPPWHFDGDAARRELNRFFGTRDLSGFGVDNLPLAIAAAGCLLGYVEETQKSALPHLSGMSVESASETIALDSATRRNLELDTHPSGRVEHTLLGVLDETVTPMGARLMRRWLNRPLRSRDTLRHRHQAIGAMIETRRYETLREQLRGIGDLERILARVALRSARPRDLSTLRDGLAAAPALRETIAALDSPLLHALVEGIGDHATMAQLLKRCIIEQPPVLLRDGGIIADGYDAELDELRRLATHADQYLVELEEREKAASGIPTLKVGYNRVHGYYIEITKSQADKAPTHYTRRQTTKNAERYITEELKTFEDKVLSAKERSLMRERALYEALLDTLIEQLEPLKHAAASMAELDVLSTLAERAEALDWNAPELTDVPGILIERGRHPVVEKVREEPFEPNDLALDDNRRMLVITGPNMGGKSTYMRQNALIVLLAHIGSYVPASRAAVGPIDRIFTRIGAGDDLSRGQSTFMVEMSETANILHNATPQSLVLMDEVGRGTSTYDGLALARAAAVHLAASSKAYTLFATHYFELTELASEYPSIANVHLDAVEYGDQLVFMHSVKEGPANRSFGLQVAALAGLPKSVIADARKTLAELERGMHAHAAQPSPQHESSPQMGLFAAQPSAAERALLDVDPDSLAPREALEVLYRLKALL
- a CDS encoding short chain dehydrogenase — encoded protein: MRILLVGASGTLGRAVQAELAQRHDVIAAGRNSGSIRMDLTDVQSIRDGLKQVGELDAVVSAAGKVTFAPLSDFKAAPFGESLHTLGISDKLLGQVNLALAARDCLRDGGSITLTTGILSEQPIVAGTSASLVNGAVEAFVRAAAIELPRGLRINVVSPNVLTEAMPAYAPFFRGFEPVSAARAAMAFSRSVEGAQTGQIYKVF
- a CDS encoding glutathione S-transferase family protein; its protein translation is MKLYYAETMNPRKACAVAKYLNLPMEYVRVDLRKGEHLKPEFLSLNPNGKVPLLVDGDLLLWESAAIMVHLAVKAGSDLWPSEPTQQVEVLRWLSWDLTHFSRHGGTLYFENLIKQAVGMGEPSAAAVEEATKFYKRFAGVLDAHLAGRKYLLGDRLTIADFGAGTLLPWTKEAKLPLEEFANIARWHERLMEIPAWREPFPAPMSEAA
- a CDS encoding regulatory protein RecX gives rise to the protein MKRKPGDKTTEKPKPSAYSKALGLLARREHSRRELRQKLDRSGYAKDEAGEALDRLGEQQYQDDDRFAEALIRNRSAQGYGPMRLRAELKSHGLADARIRTLLDAADIDWAESAAAQLRRRYGAKGSADPAERARRAQFLLRRGFPAATVRDVTHADVDDATDETL
- the katG gene encoding catalase/peroxidase HPI produces the protein MSSDLNTVTPTSDTAADKPSESKCPFKHSTSGPTNRDWWPNQLNLKILNQHSPLSDPMDKPFNYAEAFKSLDLAALKKDLHALMTDSQDWWPADFGHYGPLFIRMAWHSAGTYRTGDGRGGAGAGQQRFAPLNSWPDNVNLDKARRLLWPIKQKYGNKISWADLMVLTGNVALESMGFKTFGFGGGREDVWEPEEDVYWGSEATWLGGDKRYSGERDLENPLAAVQMGLIYVNPEGPEGKPDPLAAAKDIRETFARMAMNDEETVALIAGGHTFGKTHGAGPATHVGPEPEGAGMEEQGLGWKSSFGSGKGSDAIGSGLEVTWTSTPTKWSNNFFWNLFGYEWELTTSPAGAHQWTPKGGAGANTVPDAHDRSKRHAPSMLTTDLALRIDPAYEKISRRFLENPDDFADAFARAWFKLTHRDMGPRARYLGPEVPAEALIWQDPIPAADHKLIDAQDIAALKSKILVSGLTVSELVSTAWASASSFRGSDKRGGANGARIRLAPQKDWEANQPEQLAKVLKTLEGIQQSFNSAQSGGKKVSLADLIVLGGCAGIEQAAKNAGVDVTVPFAPGRTDASSEQTDVESFAVLEPVADGFRNFLKGRYTVPAEVLLVDKAQLLTLTAPEMTVLIGGLRVLDTNVGHTRHGVFTQRPQALTNDFFVNLLDMGTAWKATSKAEDTFEGRDRKSGDLKWIGARVDLLFGSNSQLRALAEVYGSSDAQKKFVNDFVAAWNKVMNLDRFDLA
- a CDS encoding TetR/AcrR family transcriptional regulator; translated protein: MPYTHEHKQRTREHIVQCARELFNQRGFVEVSIDEIMTRAGLTRGGFYNHFTSKEELFTEAIRSRLTFNPAERWPDIEFDPSRCGKERARQMIDTYLSRTHLDDVAGQCPMIALPSDVSRASKRVKDAYCELLEHMVAMFSDSVSTPDKRERGLALAALCVGGMVLARSFDDDRLRNEVREAARRTALDLIE
- a CDS encoding CinA family protein, whose protein sequence is MEKSFVPTDAELAALAVCTAAAMQRHSSMLASAESCTGGWIAKTLTDLSGSSAWFEAGVVSYSNAAKMSLLGVRRETLERFGAVSKETALEMASGAVDRLNADVAVAVTGIAGPTGGTPDKPVGTVWIGWARRSGAAHARLFHFEGDREAVRRQTVAEALEGVLAILTN
- the recA gene encoding recombinase RecA; this encodes MEDNKRKALASALGQIEKQFGKGAVMRLGDRTNDNIETVSTGSLGLDIALGVGGLPRGRVVEIYGPESSGKTTLTLQVIANCQKNGGTAAFVDAEHALDPIYAQKLGVNIDDLLVSQPDTGEQALEIADMLVRSGAVDVVVVDSVAALTPKAEIEGEMGDSHVGLHARLMSQALRKLTANIKKSNCLVIFINQIRMKIGVMFGNPETTTGGNALKFYASVRLDIRRIGAVKKGEEVIGSETRVKVVKNKVAPPFRQAEFEILYGEGSSREGEIIELGVAQNLVEKSGAWYSYKGDRIGQGKENVRQFLRDNPAIANEIDRELRARLLVSSGGATASSEEALEEA